The nucleotide sequence ACCTCTCCGTCATCGACTTCAAGCAGTTCGACCTCGACGCACCCCTCCCGGAACTGAGCACCAACAGCAACCAGGGAACGCTGGAGCACTTCTCCAAGGCGGCACCGCCGGGTTCCACGCTGCGGCAGATCCTGCAGGCCCGCAGCGGCGGTGCAGGCGACAGCATCATCGGAACGGCCGATGAGATCGCCGACTACCTCGAGGAAACCGGCACCGCAGTGGGCGGCGACGGGTTCCTCTTCTCCGGCTTCGTGGACCCGGCCACCATCCACGGAGTGCTGGACAGGCTGGCGCCCGTGCTGCGCCGGCGGGGACTGCTGCGGACGAGCTACGGCGACGGCGGCTTGCGCCGGAACCTGCTGGACTTTTAGCGCCATGGCAATGGCCGGGGAAAGCAACGGACTGGCGCCGGGCATCAGCCGCGGCACGTTCCTGATCGGGACGGCCCACATCCGGGCCGGCGACCTGGCCGCCGCAGCGGCCGATCCGAGCGTGGAGGTGGTCCTCAGCGCCGAAGCCCTGGAGCTCGTGGGGCTGTCCCGTGAGGTGGTGCAGGCGGCCATCGATTCCGGCCACCGGGTCTACGGCCTCAACACGCTGCTCGGCTCCGGCCGGGACACGGCCGTGGAGCAGGACTCCATCCTCGACTACCAGCTCCAGGTGATCCGCTACCACCACAGCGGCGTGGGCGGACTGCTGGACCGTGATGAAGTCCGCGCCCTCATCCTGGCCAGGCTCATCGGATTCACCCGGGGAGGCTCGGGCGTGCGCCCGGAAACCGCCCGTTTCTACGCCGAATTGCTGAACAGGGGTGTGGTGCCGGCGGTTCCGCGCGACGGGTCCGTCGGCTCATCGGACCTCACGCAGCTCGCGGCGGTTGCCGCCGTCGCCATCGGGGAAGGACAGGCACTGGGTCCCGACGGCGGCCTGCTCGACGGCGGGCAGGCACTCGCCGCCGCCGGGCTGGAACCGCTGGTCCTGGCGCCGGGGGAGGCCCTGGCGCTGGTCAGCGCCAACTCCTATTCCATCGGTGCGGGCGCGCTGGAGCTGCGCCGCATCCGCTGGCTCGCCGATCTGGCGGACACTGCGCTGGCGCTGTCGCTGGAGGCCACTGCAAGGTACGACGGCGGCGGGAACCTCAGTCCCTTCTCGCCGGCTGTGCAGTCGGCCAAGGCCGTGGACGGCCAGCGCGTCTCGGCGGCCAACGTCCGCCGCCTGGTGCGCGGCGGCTGGCTGGACGACCCGCGGCGGCAGGTGTCCGTCCAGGACCCCCTGTCCTTCCGCGCCGCGCCGCAGACGCACGGCGCGTTCCGTGCCCACGTGGCCGCCCTGGCCGAGGCGCTCGAGGTGGAACTCAACGGACGGGGCGACAACCCGCTGGCGGACGTGCCCTCGGGCCGGATGGTGTCCGGTGGCAACTTCCAGCCGATGCAGCTGGCCCTGGCGTTCGAGGCGCTGCGGCTGGGGCTGGCACACGTCGGAATCAGCAGCGAGCGGCGGATCGCCAAGCTCTATCCGCCGCAGCGACTGATCCGGCAGCTCAACCTCGAGGCGGCCCGGGCAGGCACGCCGCTCGCGTCCGAAGACCTGCCGGGACTGCTCTGGTACTCGGCCGCAGGCCTGCTGGCCGAGCTGAAGTTCCTGGCGGCGCCCGCCACACTGGGAGCCCCCACCCTGTCCGCGGACGTGGAGGACCACTCCACGCTGGCTCCGCTTGCCCTCCAGCAGCTGGAGCGCTCAGTCGAGGCCGCGGCCAAGCTCCTCACCATCGAGGCCCTGACGGCGTCCTACCTGCTGGCTGAGGCGCAGGACACGGACCTTCGGGAGGCAGTAACCCGGCAGCTGGGCGCAGGAACCGGCGCCGTCGTGCGGCGGCTGTCGGAGCTGCTCGCCGGGCAGTTGCCGGCGGCGGTGCTGGTGGAGGCTGCAAGGAAGGAGCTGGGGGATTTGCTGGCAGGACTGCCCGAATTGCAGACGCCGTCCCCGGACACCGACGGTGACCGGGGGCCGGATGACGGCGGTCCAAACTATGCGCGAGGAGAATCATGACCACCGTGACGGGGAGCGGCCGCCAGCCGAGGCATGTGGGGCCCATAGTGGATCCGGCCGGGGACGCCGACGCCGTGCTGGCCCGGGTGGGGAACACTCCGCTGGTCCCGCTGGACGTGCTGAGCCGTGGCCTGGGAAGCACAGTTTTCGTGAAGCTCGAATCGGAAAATCCCGGCGGGTCCATCAAGGACCGGACCGCGCTGAGCATGGTCCGGGCTGCCGAGCGCAGCGGCGACCTGCAGCCCGGCGGGACCATCGTCGAAAGCACCTCAGGGAACACCGGAATCGGGCTCGCGCTGATCGGTGCACTGACCGGCCATCCCGTGGTGGTGGTCACCGGAGATTCCATTTCGTCGGAGAAGCTTGAGGCCCTCAACCGGTACGGCGCGCGGGTGGTGTTCACGGACTGGAGCGCGCCGTCGAATTCGCCGGAGAATGCGCGGGCGGTCGCGGCCCGGATCACGGCCGAGATTCCCGGCGCATGGCGTCCACTGCAGTTCGACAACCCGGCCAACCCGCGCGCGCACTACGAGGGGACGGCCCCGGAAATCTGGGAGCAGACGGCCGGCCGGGTGACGCACTTCGTCGCGGGCGTGGGCACCGGCGGCACCATCACCGGAAACGGGCGGTACCTCAAGGAGAAATCAGGCGGCCACGTGGAGGTGATCGGTGCCGACCCCTACGGCTCGGTCTACAGCGGCGGGCATCCGGGCCAGATCCTCGTGGACGGCGTCGGCAACTCCTGGCCCAAGCCTGAATGGCCGAAGGTGTTTGACCTCGGCCTGCTGGACAGGTTCCTGCGGATTCCGAACGACGAGGTGTACACCACGCTGCACCGGCTGCTCAACGACGAAGGCCTGTCCCTCGGGCCGTCGTCGGGCCTGACCGTGGCGGCGGCGCTCCGGGTGGCCAGGGCGGCGCCGCACGGGTCAGTGGTTGTGGCGATCGCCCCGGACACGGGCAGCAACTACCAGAGCAAGGCGTTCAACCCGGTGTGGCTGGCGGACAACCACATCCGCCTGGCCACGGACCTCGCCGAAGACTAGCCCAGTAGTTAGGACTAGCCCAGGAGCGATATCGGGCCCGTGGCAGGCGTTTCGCTCTCGGAACGGATCCAGGCATTCCAGTCCAGCGGGTGGACTGAGGGCCGGCCCAGCAGGTACCCCTGCGCCGCCACCATGCCAAGGCCGGTCACGGCGTCGAGTTCTTCCTGCGTCTCCACGCCCTGGGCGCCAAGGGCGGCGTCGATGTAGTGCGCCAGTTCGTTCATGGCTGCAGCCCTCAAGCGCTGGCCCTGGGAGCTCTCAATGCCCGCAATGAAGCTCCGGTCCAGCTTGATGATGTCCGGGTGAAGCTCCAGGACCTGGTCCATGGACGTGAAGCCAACCCCGGCCCCGTTGACGGCGATCCGCAGTCCGCGCTGCCGCAGGGGAGCGAGGGCGGCAGTCAGCGCCCCGTACTGGTCGAAGGGGATCGGCCCGTTCAGGTCGATGACGATCCGGTCCATGGCCAGCTGGGAATGGTCCAGCAGCCCGGGGATCCTCGGGTCCGCGCACGTTGCCGGGGTCAGGTTCAGGGCGATGAACATGTGCTCCGGCACGGCCTGCGCCGCAGTGAGGGCGCGGTGCAGTGCCGCGAGCTCAAGGTCGGTGCCCAGCCCCACGGATTCTGCCTCGCTGAACCAGTGGTCAGCGCTGGCACCGTCGTCGCTGACGAAGCGGGTGAGGGCCTCGACGCCGATCACGTGGCCCTCCGGAAGCCGGCGGATCGGCTGGAACGCGGTCATCAGCATCTTGTCGGCAAGGATGGCTTCAATCCGGTTCCTGCTGCGCCGGGTGAAGGGCACCGGCTCAGGCACCGCCACGGCCTGGGGCCGTGCCATCTCCGGGATGGCGCCGTTGTCTGCGTTGGCCAACTCCGTGGTGGCGGTGAGGTGCTCGAGCAGCACGTGTTCCGGGTTGTCCGGGTGGGCTTCGAACAGGGCGCGCAGCTGCTGGCGGGTCCACTCACTCGCCGGGTCCGATTCGGCAAGCAGTTCGGTGATAATCTGGCGGGCTTGCCAGCGCACAGTGAGTTCCCCACTGTCCCCCGGCAACGCTGCCTGGGCCCCCCAGCCCGTGGGTAGTGAGGTTGTCAATGCGGGAAGGGCGTTCTCGTCCCAAGACATCGGCTATTCCTTTATACGTACTGGTACCGGCTGAGCCCGGAACCCGGCCAAGCGCCATCACCGCTGCGGGTGCGGGCAGTTGGCCGTGGAAGAAGACTACAACGCAGCTGACCTGCTTGTCCCCCGTTTTTTCGAACCGTGCCAATTCGTTACTGCCGGCTGCCCGGGCCGGGCCCGCGACCCCTGAACCGGCAAATCCTCCGGACCTAGTCGATGCCGGCGAACAACTCGTTCAGCTCGGCGGTCAGCTGCTTCCGGAGCGCCGGCGTGCCGATCTCGCGGCCGTCGATGTGGTTGACGGGAGCCAGGAGCCGGATGCTGGAAATCAGCCAGACGGCGTCCGCGGCCACCAGGTCCTGGGGCTTCAGGGGGCCGTACCCCAGCTCCCAGCCGGCGGCCTTGGCCGCGGCGAACAGGGCGCCCTGCGAGGTTCCGGGGAGAATGCCGCTGTCCAGCTGCGGGGTGACGAGGCGCTTAACTGTTGTTCCGGCGTCGTTCTTCTCAACGTTCGCCAGCAGCACGGTGGATGTGGGGCCCTCCAGCACGCGGCCGTCGGAGGACGTGAAGATGACGTCGTCCGCCCCCTGCTTGTGGGCGTGGCGCAGCGCGGCCATGTTCACGGCGTAGGACAGGGTCTTGGCGCCGAGCAGCAGCCACGGGGCACGCTCGGCAGCATCGCTGTCATAGCCGCGGTCAAGGAGGATGACGTCGATGCCGGTTTCGCGCTGCCGCCGGCCAGCGGCTGCCACGGGGGACACCTGCACCCAGCATGTGGGGGCGGCGGCGCCCTCCACGCCGCGGGTGACGATGAGTTTGACCACTGCCTCGTCCAGCTCCGGGGACGGGGCCGGGTTGTCGGAACGGAACGCCCTGACGCCCGTCTCCACCGCGCGGCGCCAGTGGTCCTGCCCCGGGATCTCAAGATCCAGTGCCTCCGCCGAGCGGGCCAGCCGGTCCAGGTGGGCCTGGATCTTCCGGGTGTGGCCGGCGACGGCGAGCATGGACTCGAACACCCCGTCACCGCGGGTGGCGCCCAGGTCCGTGGCCATCAGCTGCGGCTTTTCGGGATCGGCAAGCCGGCCGTACTCATAGTCCGGATCCAGGAACACCAGCACTGTGTGAGAGGTACGAGAGGTCATGCCTCAAGCTTAGTGCGGCCGGTGCCCGATAGGCTGGCCTCACCGCTCCATACGGAATGGCTGCGAGAGTAAGACATTACGGGGGTTTCAACTGTGTTGTGGCCATTTCCGCTGGCGGAAACACTGCCGGCGTGGCTGATCCTGCTGCTCAGCGGCGTGGATCTGGTCATCAGGGTCCTGGCCGTGGGCATCATCCCGGGCAACCGGCGGCCCACCACCGCCATGGCCTGGCTGCTGGGCATCTTCTTTGTGCCGGCCCTGGGCCTCATCCTGTTCCTCCTCTTCGGCAACTTCAGGCTGTCCCGGCGGCGCACGGAACAGCAGCAGCTGGTCAACGAGCGGGTCCGCGGCAGCGTGGAGCTTTCCCACGTTGCCAGCGAGTATTCCGGCCCCGAGTGGGTGCAGTCCGCGGCCGAACTCAACCGCCGCCTGGGCTCGATCCCCATGGTGGACGGCAACCAGGTGGAGCTCATTCCCGGATACCCGGACACCATCCAGGCCATGGCCGCGGCCGTGCGGAAGGCCAAACGCTTCGTCAACGCCGAGTTCTACATCATGAGCACGGACCACGTCACGGACGACCTGCTCACGGCACTTGAGGAGGCGGCGGACCGCGGCGTCGAGGTGCGCGTGCTGTTTGACCACATCGGGACCCTGCGCGTGAAGGGCTACAACAAACTGCTGAAGCGGCTCAAGGCGAGCCGCATCCAGTGGCGGCGGATGCTGCCGCTGCTGCCCATCCATGGCCAGTGGCGCCGGCCGGACCTGCGCAACCACCGCAAGATCATGGTGATCGACGGCGAAGTCGCCTTCACGGGGTCGCAGAACCTGATCGAGCCCTCCTACAACAATCCCAAACACCGCAAGGCCGGCCGGGAGTGGATCGAGCTGATGGCGTGCCTGCGCGGCCCGATCGTCCCTACTCTGAACGTCGTCTTTGCCACCGACTGGCTCAGCGAGACGGACGAGTCCCTCGAGGACCAGCTGCAGCTGGCGGCGCCGCCCGCCGGACGGGTCACGGCGCAGGTGGTGCCCAGCGGCCCCGGCTTCACCACGGAGAACAACCTCCGGCTCTTCAACACGCTGATCTATTCCGCGCAGCACCGGATTTCCGTGTGCAGCCCCTACTTCGTGCCGGACGACTCCCTGCTGTACGCCATCACCACTGCGGCGCAGCGGGGAGTGGACGTGGAACTGTTCGTCTCCGAGAAGGGCGACCAGTTCCTGGTCCACCACGCCCAGCAGTCCTACTATGAGGCCCTGCTGCGGGCCGGAGTCCGGATCTACCTCTACAAGGCGCCGTTCGTGCTCCACGCCAAGCACTTCACCATCGACGACGAAGTGGCGGTTCTGGGCTCCAGCAACATGGACATGCGCTCCTTCTCCCTGAACCTCGAGGTTTCGGTGATGCTGCTCGGCGAGGACATCGTCAACAGCATGCGCGCCGTGGAGGACACCTACCGCGACATCTCCCATGAGCTCCTGCTCGAGGACTGGATGCGCCGGCCCCTCGCGGCACGGTACGTGGACAACGTCGCGCGCCTCACGGCCACGGTCCAGTAGAAACGGCCGAATGGAGCCTGGAGTTTTTGTCCACTTGTCGCGACCTGGAGGCCCCTGAACCCGCGATAGGTGTACGAAAACTCAGTCCGGGAAGGCGGAGCCGAGGGTGGACAGCACGCCGTAGGCCTTGGTGCGGATCTCCTGGTACTCGTCCTCCGGCACGGAATCGGCGGTGATGGCGCCGCCGACGCCGAGGCTGAGCCGCACCTGTTCACCTGCGCCGCTGTCCTGCACCGTGCCGCTGTCCTGCACCACCAGGGTACGGATGGCCACCGCCAGGTCCGTGGCCCCGTTGAGCGAGAAGTAGCCGATCGCGCCGGAATATACGCCGCGCGGGCCTTCCTCCAGCCGGTCCAGGATGGCCATGGTGCTGATCTTCGGCGCCCCGGTCATGGAGCCGGCCGGGAAACAGGCGGCCACCGCCTCGGCCCGCGGCGAGCCCGGCAGGAGGACGGCATCGATGGTGCTCACCATCTGGTGCACCGTGGCATAGCTTTCGATCTCGCAGAGCCGGCTGACAGTCACCGACCCGGGCTCGGCGAAGTGGCTGAGGTCGTTCCGGAGCAGGTCCACGATCATGATGTTTTCCGCGCGGTCCTTGAGGGACGTAGCCAGGTCCTCGCGGAGGGCGGCGTCGGTTTCCGGGTCAGCAGCCCGGCGGCGGGTTCCCTTGATCGGTTCGGCGCGCATGCCGCCGTCGGACGCTATCCGCAAAAAGCGCTCCGGGGACGTGCTGGCCACGGTGAGTCCGCCGAACCGCAGGTAACTCGCAAACGGTGCCGGATTCCGGCGGCGCAGGGCAAGGTACGCGGCCCACGCGTCCAGCGCCGGCACCTTCGCTTCGAGGGTGGTGGTGAGGCAGACCTCGTAGGAGTTACCTTCCGCGATCTGGTGCTGGGCTTCGGCGATCTTGCGCTTGTAGCTCGCCTCGCTGTCCCATCCGGCGAAGGCCGGGGCAGGGGCCAGTGCCGCGGCGTCTTTCTCCGGCAGGGCGTCTTCCGCCGGAAGTACGACGGCGTTGCTGCCGCCGGCTTCCGCTGCGCCAGCCGCGGCACCAGTCACCGCGTCGCGGGCGCGGGTGAGCCAGTCTGCGGCGTCGGGGGCGTCGAGGGCAAGCAGCCAGACGGTGTTGTCGGTGTGGTCCAGGACCACGGCCCGGCCGGCAAAGACCAGCCCCGCATCCGGTGTG is from Arthrobacter sp. QXT-31 and encodes:
- a CDS encoding chorismate-binding protein, with the translated sequence MTPAPVIIAIDGRSGAGKTTLAIELAARLRNHRKVSLFHLEDIYPGWDGLAAGIERYVRTVLEPLSRAEAATWVSWDWVNHCDGGPRVTLPAEIVIVEGVGAAAAAARPFLDAVIWADSPDGERRLRALERDGDTYEPFWDQWASQEAELLAVDDIPQHAHVRVLNRADGTAPADTLQALTYLPALSTALVPELSSRRGLRLLSERLEACPDPATVFHALYGASGNAVWLDSSLRFAGPAAPGKETPAAERSRFSILADDGGTFGQSVLHSSGVTWITAGCATATVSGPFFRWLETVWGRKAVRGHEDYPCDFTLGWLGFLGYELKRETGGHDIASDTPDAGLVFAGRAVVLDHTDNTVWLLALDAPDAADWLTRARDAVTGAAAGAAEAGGSNAVVLPAEDALPEKDAAALAPAPAFAGWDSEASYKRKIAEAQHQIAEGNSYEVCLTTTLEAKVPALDAWAAYLALRRRNPAPFASYLRFGGLTVASTSPERFLRIASDGGMRAEPIKGTRRRAADPETDAALREDLATSLKDRAENIMIVDLLRNDLSHFAEPGSVTVSRLCEIESYATVHQMVSTIDAVLLPGSPRAEAVAACFPAGSMTGAPKISTMAILDRLEEGPRGVYSGAIGYFSLNGATDLAVAIRTLVVQDSGTVQDSGAGEQVRLSLGVGGAITADSVPEDEYQEIRTKAYGVLSTLGSAFPD
- the cls gene encoding cardiolipin synthase, which gives rise to MWPFPLAETLPAWLILLLSGVDLVIRVLAVGIIPGNRRPTTAMAWLLGIFFVPALGLILFLLFGNFRLSRRRTEQQQLVNERVRGSVELSHVASEYSGPEWVQSAAELNRRLGSIPMVDGNQVELIPGYPDTIQAMAAAVRKAKRFVNAEFYIMSTDHVTDDLLTALEEAADRGVEVRVLFDHIGTLRVKGYNKLLKRLKASRIQWRRMLPLLPIHGQWRRPDLRNHRKIMVIDGEVAFTGSQNLIEPSYNNPKHRKAGREWIELMACLRGPIVPTLNVVFATDWLSETDESLEDQLQLAAPPAGRVTAQVVPSGPGFTTENNLRLFNTLIYSAQHRISVCSPYFVPDDSLLYAITTAAQRGVDVELFVSEKGDQFLVHHAQQSYYEALLRAGVRIYLYKAPFVLHAKHFTIDDEVAVLGSSNMDMRSFSLNLEVSVMLLGEDIVNSMRAVEDTYRDISHELLLEDWMRRPLAARYVDNVARLTATVQ
- a CDS encoding aromatic amino acid ammonia-lyase, whose product is MAMAGESNGLAPGISRGTFLIGTAHIRAGDLAAAAADPSVEVVLSAEALELVGLSREVVQAAIDSGHRVYGLNTLLGSGRDTAVEQDSILDYQLQVIRYHHSGVGGLLDRDEVRALILARLIGFTRGGSGVRPETARFYAELLNRGVVPAVPRDGSVGSSDLTQLAAVAAVAIGEGQALGPDGGLLDGGQALAAAGLEPLVLAPGEALALVSANSYSIGAGALELRRIRWLADLADTALALSLEATARYDGGGNLSPFSPAVQSAKAVDGQRVSAANVRRLVRGGWLDDPRRQVSVQDPLSFRAAPQTHGAFRAHVAALAEALEVELNGRGDNPLADVPSGRMVSGGNFQPMQLALAFEALRLGLAHVGISSERRIAKLYPPQRLIRQLNLEAARAGTPLASEDLPGLLWYSAAGLLAELKFLAAPATLGAPTLSADVEDHSTLAPLALQQLERSVEAAAKLLTIEALTASYLLAEAQDTDLREAVTRQLGAGTGAVVRRLSELLAGQLPAAVLVEAARKELGDLLAGLPELQTPSPDTDGDRGPDDGGPNYARGES
- a CDS encoding EAL domain-containing protein, coding for MRWQARQIITELLAESDPASEWTRQQLRALFEAHPDNPEHVLLEHLTATTELANADNGAIPEMARPQAVAVPEPVPFTRRSRNRIEAILADKMLMTAFQPIRRLPEGHVIGVEALTRFVSDDGASADHWFSEAESVGLGTDLELAALHRALTAAQAVPEHMFIALNLTPATCADPRIPGLLDHSQLAMDRIVIDLNGPIPFDQYGALTAALAPLRQRGLRIAVNGAGVGFTSMDQVLELHPDIIKLDRSFIAGIESSQGQRLRAAAMNELAHYIDAALGAQGVETQEELDAVTGLGMVAAQGYLLGRPSVHPLDWNAWIRSESETPATGPISLLG
- a CDS encoding aminodeoxychorismate lyase, with product MTSRTSHTVLVFLDPDYEYGRLADPEKPQLMATDLGATRGDGVFESMLAVAGHTRKIQAHLDRLARSAEALDLEIPGQDHWRRAVETGVRAFRSDNPAPSPELDEAVVKLIVTRGVEGAAAPTCWVQVSPVAAAGRRQRETGIDVILLDRGYDSDAAERAPWLLLGAKTLSYAVNMAALRHAHKQGADDVIFTSSDGRVLEGPTSTVLLANVEKNDAGTTVKRLVTPQLDSGILPGTSQGALFAAAKAAGWELGYGPLKPQDLVAADAVWLISSIRLLAPVNHIDGREIGTPALRKQLTAELNELFAGID
- a CDS encoding PLP-dependent cysteine synthase family protein — protein: MTTVTGSGRQPRHVGPIVDPAGDADAVLARVGNTPLVPLDVLSRGLGSTVFVKLESENPGGSIKDRTALSMVRAAERSGDLQPGGTIVESTSGNTGIGLALIGALTGHPVVVVTGDSISSEKLEALNRYGARVVFTDWSAPSNSPENARAVAARITAEIPGAWRPLQFDNPANPRAHYEGTAPEIWEQTAGRVTHFVAGVGTGGTITGNGRYLKEKSGGHVEVIGADPYGSVYSGGHPGQILVDGVGNSWPKPEWPKVFDLGLLDRFLRIPNDEVYTTLHRLLNDEGLSLGPSSGLTVAAALRVARAAPHGSVVVAIAPDTGSNYQSKAFNPVWLADNHIRLATDLAED